The following are encoded together in the Halomonas halophila genome:
- the tgt gene encoding tRNA guanosine(34) transglycosylase Tgt, translating to MNFEHLASDGRARRGRLSFPRGTVETPAFMPVGTYGTVKGMTPESVKEIGAEIILGNTFHLWLRPGTEVIEEHGDLHDFAQWDKPILTDSGGFQVFSLGEMRKITEQGVHFRSPVDGSKVFMGPEESMAVQRSLGSDIVMIFDECTPYPATEDEARKSMEMSLRWAQRSRDAHGDSPSALFGIIQGGMYPELREASLEGLEKIGFDGYAIGGLSVGEPKEEMIKVLDYLPEWMPADKPRYLMGVGKPEDLVEGVRRGVDMFDCVMPTRNARNGHLFTGEGTVKIRNAKHRHDTRPLDEECDCYTCRNFSRAYLHHLDRCGEMLGSMLNTIHNLRHYQRLMAGLRGAIEAGTLANFVEGFYAQRGLPVPPAPN from the coding sequence ATGAACTTCGAGCACCTGGCCAGTGATGGCCGGGCGCGCCGCGGCCGCCTCAGCTTCCCGCGAGGCACCGTGGAAACGCCGGCCTTCATGCCGGTGGGCACCTACGGCACCGTCAAGGGCATGACGCCCGAGTCGGTCAAGGAGATCGGCGCCGAGATCATCCTCGGCAACACCTTCCACCTGTGGCTGCGCCCGGGCACCGAGGTCATCGAGGAGCACGGCGACCTGCACGACTTCGCCCAGTGGGACAAGCCGATCCTCACCGACTCCGGCGGCTTCCAGGTGTTCTCGCTCGGCGAGATGCGCAAGATCACCGAGCAGGGGGTGCACTTCCGCTCGCCGGTGGACGGTTCCAAGGTGTTCATGGGCCCCGAGGAATCGATGGCCGTGCAGCGCTCACTGGGCTCGGACATCGTGATGATCTTCGACGAGTGCACGCCCTACCCGGCCACCGAGGACGAGGCCAGGAAGTCGATGGAGATGTCGCTGCGCTGGGCCCAGCGCTCCCGCGACGCCCACGGCGACTCGCCCTCGGCGCTGTTCGGCATCATCCAGGGCGGCATGTATCCCGAGCTGCGCGAGGCCTCGCTCGAGGGCCTCGAGAAGATCGGCTTCGACGGCTACGCCATCGGCGGCCTGTCGGTCGGCGAGCCCAAGGAAGAGATGATCAAGGTGCTCGACTACCTGCCCGAATGGATGCCGGCCGACAAGCCGCGCTACCTGATGGGCGTGGGCAAGCCGGAGGACCTGGTGGAAGGCGTGCGCCGCGGCGTCGACATGTTCGACTGCGTGATGCCGACCCGCAACGCGCGCAACGGCCACCTGTTCACCGGGGAAGGCACGGTCAAGATCCGCAATGCCAAGCACCGCCACGACACCCGTCCGCTGGACGAGGAATGCGACTGCTACACCTGCCGCAACTTCTCCCGCGCCTACCTGCATCACCTCGACCGCTGCGGCGAGATGCTCGGCTCGATGCTCAATACCATCCACAATCTGCGCCATTACCAGCGCCTGATGGCTGGTTTGCGCGGTGCTATCGAAGCGGGTACATTGGCGAACTTCGTGGAAGGGTTCTACGCGCAGCGCGGTCTGCCGGTTCCCCCCGCTCCGAATTGA
- the secF gene encoding protein translocase subunit SecF — MQSFINRQLDFMGKRRLAFIASGMMLLVSIVALLVNGLNLGLDFTGGTLVEVRYATAPALASVREALEAAGFQDVAVQTFGASTEVLIRLQQAFDAGVGDQVVDLLNQGGASVDLVRAEFVGAQVGDQLRDQSGMGMLVALGIVMLYVAFRFQYKFALGALLALVHDVVIVIGAFALFGFEFDLTVLAAVLAVIGYSLNDTIVVYDRIRENIRKSRIDDMPAIFNEAINQTLSRTLATSGTTLLVLLALLILGGDMIHYFAVALIIGIAVGTFSSIYVAAALLLPLKLSREDLIPARKEDPEAEELP; from the coding sequence ATGCAATCGTTCATCAATCGACAGCTCGACTTCATGGGCAAACGCCGGCTGGCCTTCATCGCCTCCGGGATGATGCTGCTGGTGTCGATCGTCGCCCTGCTGGTCAACGGGCTCAACCTGGGCCTGGACTTCACCGGCGGCACCCTGGTCGAGGTCCGCTACGCCACCGCGCCGGCGCTGGCCAGCGTGCGTGAGGCCCTGGAAGCCGCCGGCTTCCAGGACGTGGCGGTGCAGACCTTCGGCGCCTCCACCGAGGTGCTGATCCGCCTGCAGCAGGCCTTCGATGCCGGCGTCGGCGACCAGGTGGTCGACCTGCTGAACCAGGGCGGCGCCAGCGTCGACCTGGTGCGCGCCGAATTCGTCGGCGCCCAGGTCGGCGACCAGCTCCGCGACCAGAGCGGCATGGGCATGCTGGTGGCGCTCGGCATCGTGATGCTCTACGTCGCCTTCCGCTTCCAGTACAAGTTCGCCCTCGGCGCCCTGCTGGCCCTCGTCCACGACGTGGTGATCGTGATCGGCGCCTTCGCCCTGTTCGGCTTCGAGTTCGACCTCACGGTGCTGGCCGCGGTGCTGGCGGTGATCGGCTACTCGCTCAACGACACCATCGTGGTCTACGACCGCATCCGCGAGAACATCCGCAAGTCGCGCATCGACGACATGCCGGCGATCTTCAACGAGGCGATCAACCAGACCCTGTCGCGAACCCTGGCCACCTCCGGCACCACCCTGCTGGTGCTGCTGGCGCTGCTGATCCTGGGCGGCGACATGATTCACTACTTCGCCGTCGCGCTGATCATCGGCATCGCCGTGGGTACCTTCTCGTCGATCTACGTGGCCGCGGCCCTGCTGCTGCCGCTGAAGCTCAGTCGCGAGGATCTGATCCCGGCCAGGAAGGAAGATCCGGAGGCCGAGGAGCTGCCCTGA
- the secD gene encoding protein translocase subunit SecD has translation MLNRYPLWKYLLILLVLSVGLIYSLPNLFPEDPAVQISSDGGDFNLDQRRLEQLESSLTDAGLGIQSVERDAGSVLIRLDNADDQIQARDMLSERLGDDYVVALNLAESTPGWLESLAASPMTLGLDLRGGVHFLLEVDMKAALTQRLEVNASAMRETLRDERIRYRNTEVEERSIHMDFMNEEDRDEARRLISRDFPEFEYSDLERDRGAGLAMTLTDTAVQEIQDYAVNQNLTTLRNRVNELGVAEPLVQRQGPARIVVELPGVQDTAAAKRIVGATANLEFRLEARPDTPEAETETYAFRNAERTATLMRDVIITGDSVSNANRSFDENGRPQVNINLDGTGGTLMNRATRTNIGRNMAVLFIEHKTRERTVMEDGEETVVRSPYTERSIISLATIQSALGNSFRITGLDSPTEAADLALLLRSGSLAAPIYFAQERTIGPSLGQKNIERGILSVQIGLLLVVAFMLIRYKVFGVIANVALAFNLVMLVAAMSLLGATLTLPGIAGIVLTLGMAVDANVLIFERIREEMRGGLSAQQAIHAGYERAFTSIVDANITTLLVALILFSIGTGPVKGFAVTLSLGILTSLFTSLMVTRAMVNLCYGRKPVKKLWI, from the coding sequence ATGCTTAATCGTTATCCCCTGTGGAAGTATCTGCTGATACTCCTCGTGCTCTCCGTCGGCCTGATCTACTCTCTCCCCAACCTCTTCCCCGAGGACCCGGCGGTACAGATCAGCAGCGACGGGGGCGACTTCAACCTCGACCAACGCCGCCTCGAGCAGCTCGAGAGCTCCCTCACCGACGCCGGCCTCGGCATCCAGTCCGTCGAACGCGACGCCGGCAGCGTGCTGATCCGTCTCGACAACGCCGACGACCAGATCCAGGCCCGCGACATGCTCAGCGAGCGCCTGGGCGACGACTACGTGGTGGCGCTGAACCTGGCCGAATCCACTCCGGGCTGGCTGGAATCGCTGGCTGCCTCCCCCATGACCCTGGGCCTGGACCTGCGCGGCGGCGTGCACTTCCTGCTCGAGGTCGACATGAAGGCGGCCCTGACCCAGCGCCTAGAGGTCAACGCCAGCGCCATGCGCGAGACCCTGCGCGACGAGCGGATCCGCTATCGCAATACCGAGGTCGAGGAACGCTCGATCCACATGGACTTCATGAACGAGGAAGATCGCGACGAGGCCCGCCGCCTGATCAGCCGCGACTTCCCCGAGTTCGAGTACAGTGACCTCGAGCGCGACCGCGGCGCCGGCCTGGCGATGACACTGACCGACACCGCCGTGCAGGAGATCCAGGACTACGCGGTCAACCAGAACCTGACCACGCTGCGCAACCGCGTCAACGAGCTCGGCGTGGCCGAACCGCTGGTCCAGCGCCAGGGGCCGGCGCGCATCGTCGTCGAGCTGCCCGGCGTGCAGGACACCGCCGCGGCCAAGCGCATCGTCGGCGCCACCGCCAACCTGGAGTTCCGCCTCGAGGCGCGGCCGGACACCCCGGAGGCCGAGACCGAGACCTATGCCTTCCGCAACGCGGAACGCACCGCCACCCTGATGCGCGACGTCATCATCACCGGCGACAGCGTCTCGAACGCCAACCGCAGCTTCGACGAGAACGGTCGGCCCCAGGTCAACATCAACCTGGACGGCACCGGCGGCACCCTGATGAACCGCGCCACCCGCACCAACATCGGACGCAACATGGCGGTGCTGTTCATCGAGCACAAGACCCGCGAGCGCACGGTGATGGAGGACGGCGAGGAAACCGTCGTACGTTCGCCCTACACCGAGCGCAGCATCATCAGCCTGGCCACCATCCAGAGCGCGCTGGGCAACAGCTTCCGCATCACCGGGCTGGACTCGCCCACCGAGGCGGCCGACCTGGCGCTGCTGCTGCGTTCCGGCTCGCTGGCCGCGCCGATCTACTTCGCCCAGGAGCGCACCATCGGGCCGAGCCTCGGCCAGAAGAACATCGAACGCGGCATCCTCTCGGTGCAGATCGGCCTGCTGCTGGTCGTGGCCTTCATGCTGATCCGCTACAAGGTGTTCGGGGTGATCGCCAACGTCGCGCTGGCCTTCAACCTGGTGATGCTGGTGGCGGCCATGTCGCTGCTCGGGGCCACGCTCACGCTGCCCGGCATCGCCGGTATCGTGCTGACGCTGGGCATGGCGGTGGATGCCAACGTGCTGATCTTCGAGCGCATACGCGAGGAGATGCGCGGCGGGCTCTCGGCCCAGCAGGCCATCCACGCCGGCTACGAGCGCGCCTTCACCTCGATCGTCGATGCCAACATCACCACCCTGCTGGTGGCGTTGATCCTGTTCTCGATCGGCACCGGCCCGGTCAAGGGCTTCGCCGTGACGCTGTCGCTGGGCATCCTGACCTCGCTGTTCACCTCGCTGATGGTGACCCGCGCCATGGTCAACCTGTGCTACGGCCGCAAGCCCGTGAAGAAGCTCTGGATTTAG
- a CDS encoding LysR family transcriptional regulator, whose protein sequence is MSDRLPSLNALRAFDETARTLSVTRAAEALHVTHGAVSRQLRQLEEQLGVTLFRRQGRGLALTQEGELLRASTSQAFERLGQACTQLRRRASEAPLVLGCPGSFLARWFIPRLDRLKAQCPELNLHLTADDEVAGRLGTDVDAVLRFAEPPWPDGVRVVELAPERMGPVLAPELLEDASPATAPAALTTLPMLHTQSRPQAWSQWFAALGLDPATMRHDQSFEHLHYMLEAALVGLGVAIAPSYLVEEDLRTGRLVAPWGFIETPARLGLWLPAGAPRRDIDRLVEWLKQELARSSG, encoded by the coding sequence TTGAGTGATCGACTGCCCTCGCTGAATGCCCTGCGCGCCTTCGACGAGACGGCCCGCACGCTGAGCGTCACGCGCGCCGCCGAGGCGCTTCACGTCACCCATGGCGCGGTCAGCCGCCAGCTCAGGCAGCTCGAGGAACAGCTCGGGGTGACGCTGTTCCGGCGCCAGGGCCGCGGCCTGGCGCTGACCCAGGAGGGCGAGCTGTTGCGTGCCTCGACCTCACAGGCCTTCGAGCGCCTCGGCCAGGCCTGCACCCAGCTGCGCCGACGCGCCTCGGAGGCGCCGCTGGTGCTCGGCTGCCCCGGCAGCTTCCTGGCCCGCTGGTTCATCCCTCGACTGGATCGGCTGAAGGCCCAGTGCCCGGAGCTGAACCTGCACCTGACCGCCGACGACGAAGTCGCCGGCCGGCTCGGTACCGACGTCGACGCCGTGCTGCGCTTCGCCGAGCCGCCCTGGCCCGACGGGGTGCGGGTCGTCGAGCTGGCCCCGGAGCGCATGGGGCCGGTGCTGGCACCGGAACTGCTCGAGGACGCCAGCCCGGCTACCGCCCCTGCCGCGCTGACCACGCTGCCGATGCTGCATACCCAGTCGCGCCCCCAGGCCTGGTCGCAGTGGTTCGCGGCCCTAGGGCTGGACCCCGCGACGATGCGCCACGACCAGTCGTTCGAGCACCTGCACTACATGCTCGAGGCGGCGCTGGTAGGCCTGGGCGTGGCCATCGCGCCGTCCTACCTGGTGGAGGAAGACCTGCGCACGGGCCGGCTTGTCGCGCCCTGGGGCTTCATCGAGACCCCGGCCCGGCTCGGGCTGTGGCTGCCGGCGGGCGCCCCGCGGCGGGACATCGATCGACTGGTCGAGTGGCTCAAGCAGGAGCTGGCCCGCTCCAGCGGCTGA
- the yajC gene encoding preprotein translocase subunit YajC — protein MLDFLISPAMAQDAGAAPGGGIAQIVMLVGFVLIFYFLLWRPQAKRAKQHKQLIAGLSKGDEIVIGGGMMGRITKVSEDSEFLSMEIAEGTEVSVQKNAVASVLPKGTLKSI, from the coding sequence ATGCTGGACTTCCTCATTTCCCCGGCCATGGCCCAGGACGCTGGCGCCGCTCCGGGCGGTGGCATCGCCCAGATCGTGATGCTGGTCGGCTTCGTGCTGATCTTCTACTTCCTGCTGTGGCGTCCGCAGGCCAAGCGGGCCAAGCAGCACAAGCAGCTGATCGCCGGCCTGTCCAAGGGTGACGAGATCGTCATCGGCGGCGGCATGATGGGCCGCATCACCAAGGTCAGCGAAGACAGCGAGTTCCTGTCCATGGAAATCGCCGAAGGCACCGAGGTCAGCGTCCAGAAGAACGCCGTGGCTTCCGTTCTGCCCAAGGGCACGCTCAAGTCCATCTGA
- the trpB gene encoding tryptophan synthase subunit beta, protein MGLPHPTAEIAPDADGFFGRFGGRFVAETLMPLILELQEAYESAKQDPDFHAELDALRRDYIGRESPLYLAERLTEALGGARIYLKREDLMHTGAHKINNCIGQVLLARRMGKKRIIAETGAGMHGVATATVAARFGMECIIYMGSTDIDRQQPNVQRMKLLGARVIPVTSGTGTLKDAMNDALRDWVTNVADTFYIIGTVAGPHPYPAMVRDFQSVIGQEVREQLAEKEGRLPDSLVACIGGGSNAMGLFHPFLEDESVRLIGVEAAGEGLDTGKHAASLQGGSPGVLHGNRTFLLQSAEGQITDAHSISAGLDYPGIGPEHAWLHEVGRAEYVAVTDDEALDAFKTLCRLEGIIPALESSHAIAHAIKLAPTLPEDHVMVLNLSGRGDKDMTTVTERLADELAADAPAQ, encoded by the coding sequence ATGGGTCTGCCGCACCCCACCGCCGAGATCGCCCCCGATGCCGATGGCTTCTTCGGCCGCTTCGGTGGTCGCTTCGTCGCCGAAACCCTGATGCCGCTGATCCTCGAGCTGCAGGAAGCCTATGAGTCGGCCAAGCAGGACCCGGACTTCCACGCCGAGCTCGACGCGCTGCGCCGCGACTACATCGGCCGCGAGAGCCCGCTGTATCTTGCCGAGCGGCTGACCGAGGCGCTCGGCGGCGCGCGGATCTATCTCAAGCGCGAAGACCTGATGCATACCGGCGCGCACAAGATCAACAACTGCATCGGCCAGGTGCTGCTGGCCCGGCGCATGGGCAAGAAGCGCATCATCGCCGAGACCGGCGCCGGCATGCACGGCGTGGCCACCGCCACCGTGGCGGCCCGCTTCGGCATGGAATGCATCATCTACATGGGCAGCACCGACATCGACCGCCAGCAGCCCAACGTGCAGCGCATGAAGCTGCTGGGCGCCAGGGTGATCCCGGTGACCAGCGGCACCGGCACCCTGAAGGACGCGATGAACGACGCCCTGCGCGACTGGGTGACCAACGTCGCGGACACCTTCTACATCATCGGCACCGTGGCCGGCCCGCACCCGTATCCGGCCATGGTGCGTGACTTCCAGTCGGTGATCGGCCAGGAGGTGCGCGAGCAGCTGGCCGAGAAGGAGGGGCGGCTGCCCGACTCGCTGGTGGCCTGCATCGGCGGCGGCTCCAACGCCATGGGCCTGTTCCACCCCTTCCTTGAGGACGAGAGCGTGCGCCTGATCGGCGTGGAAGCCGCCGGCGAAGGCCTGGACACCGGCAAGCACGCCGCCAGCCTGCAGGGCGGCAGCCCTGGCGTGCTGCACGGCAACCGCACCTTCCTGCTGCAGTCCGCCGAGGGCCAGATCACCGACGCGCACTCCATCTCGGCGGGGCTGGACTATCCGGGCATCGGCCCCGAGCACGCCTGGCTGCACGAGGTCGGCCGCGCCGAGTACGTCGCCGTGACCGACGACGAGGCGCTCGACGCCTTCAAGACCCTGTGCCGCCTGGAAGGCATCATCCCGGCGCTGGAGTCGTCCCACGCCATCGCCCACGCGATCAAGCTGGCGCCGACGCTGCCCGAGGATCACGTCATGGTGCTGAACCTGAGCGGGCGCGGCGACAAGGACATGACCACCGTCACCGAACGCCTGGCCGACGAGCTGGCCGCCGACGCACCGGCACAATGA
- the trpA gene encoding tryptophan synthase subunit alpha yields the protein MTQRHDRIARRFDELKAADRAGLVTFISAGDPDYDTSLETLLALPEAGADVIELGMPFTDPMADGPSIQASTLRALEGGQTMARTLDMVRVLRERDDATPVVLMGYYNPIYCMGVEAFLAEAAEAGVDGLIVVDLPPEHDAELCLPAQAHGLDFIRLATPTTDARRLPLVLENTSGFLYYVSSTGVTGAAAPSAERVAQEVEAIRVHSDLPIGVGFGIRTPEQAERIARFADAVVVGSALTDTVAAAESPTEASRGVLELTRSLAGAVRRAREPVTQD from the coding sequence ATGACCCAACGCCACGACCGCATCGCGCGCCGCTTCGACGAGCTCAAGGCCGCCGACCGCGCCGGCCTCGTCACCTTCATCAGCGCTGGCGATCCCGACTACGACACCAGCCTCGAGACCCTGCTGGCGCTGCCCGAGGCCGGCGCCGACGTGATCGAGCTGGGCATGCCGTTCACCGACCCGATGGCGGACGGCCCCTCTATCCAGGCCTCCACCCTGCGCGCCCTGGAAGGCGGGCAGACCATGGCCAGGACCCTGGACATGGTGCGTGTCCTGCGCGAGCGCGACGACGCCACCCCGGTGGTGCTGATGGGCTACTACAACCCCATCTACTGCATGGGCGTCGAGGCCTTTCTCGCCGAGGCCGCCGAGGCCGGCGTCGACGGGCTGATCGTGGTCGACCTGCCGCCGGAGCACGACGCCGAGCTGTGTCTGCCGGCCCAGGCCCACGGCCTCGACTTCATCCGCCTGGCGACCCCGACCACCGACGCCAGGCGCCTGCCGCTGGTGCTCGAGAACACCTCGGGCTTCCTCTACTACGTCTCCAGCACCGGCGTGACCGGCGCCGCCGCGCCATCCGCCGAGCGCGTGGCGCAGGAGGTCGAGGCCATCCGCGTGCACTCCGACCTGCCGATCGGCGTCGGCTTCGGCATCCGCACTCCCGAGCAGGCCGAGCGCATCGCCCGCTTCGCCGACGCGGTGGTGGTCGGCTCGGCGCTGACCGACACCGTGGCCGCGGCCGAGAGCCCCACCGAGGCCTCGCGCGGCGTGCTCGAGCTGACCCGCTCGCTGGCCGGCGCGGTGCGCCGCGCCCGGGAGCCGGTGACCCAGGACTGA
- the queA gene encoding tRNA preQ1(34) S-adenosylmethionine ribosyltransferase-isomerase QueA, with protein MQRADFHYELPEALIARYPSEQRSDCRLLCVDGESGSLAHRRFPDLLETLDPGDLLVFNDTRVIPARLHGHKASGGRVEMLLERPLDAHRGLAHLRSSKSPKPGTEIAFEGGIRAVVEGRRDALFELRFLGETPLVELLEQHGHMPLPPYITREDELSDRERYQTVYARREGAVAAPTAGLHFDEPLLEALAEKGVESAFVTLHVGAGTFQPVRADDIRDHEMHSEWIEVSEAVCEQVRAARARGNRVIAVGTTSVRCLESACLKSDDGEIAPYSGETDIFIYPGYDWRVVDALITNFHLPESTLLMLVSSFAGYETVMAAYREAVREEYAFFSYGDAMLLTRAR; from the coding sequence ATGCAGCGCGCCGATTTCCACTATGAGCTCCCCGAGGCGCTGATCGCCCGCTATCCCTCCGAGCAACGCAGCGACTGCCGGCTGCTGTGCGTCGACGGCGAGAGCGGCTCGCTCGCGCACCGCCGCTTCCCCGACCTGCTCGAGACCCTCGACCCGGGCGACTTGCTGGTGTTCAACGACACCCGGGTGATCCCGGCCCGACTGCACGGCCACAAGGCCAGCGGCGGGCGCGTCGAGATGCTGCTGGAGCGCCCGCTGGACGCCCATCGCGGCCTGGCCCACCTGCGCTCGAGCAAGTCGCCCAAGCCCGGCACCGAGATCGCGTTCGAGGGCGGCATCCGCGCCGTGGTCGAGGGCCGCCGCGATGCGCTGTTCGAGCTGCGATTCCTCGGCGAGACGCCGCTGGTGGAGCTGCTGGAGCAGCACGGCCACATGCCGCTGCCGCCCTACATCACCCGCGAGGACGAGCTCTCCGACCGCGAGCGCTACCAGACCGTCTACGCCCGCCGCGAGGGCGCGGTGGCCGCCCCCACCGCGGGGCTGCACTTCGACGAGCCGCTGCTCGAGGCCCTGGCCGAGAAGGGCGTGGAAAGCGCCTTCGTCACCCTGCACGTGGGCGCCGGCACCTTCCAGCCGGTGCGCGCCGACGACATCCGCGACCACGAGATGCACAGCGAGTGGATCGAGGTCTCCGAGGCGGTCTGCGAGCAGGTGCGCGCCGCCCGCGCCCGGGGCAACCGCGTCATCGCGGTGGGCACCACCAGCGTGCGCTGCCTGGAATCGGCCTGCCTGAAGAGCGACGACGGCGAGATCGCGCCCTACAGCGGCGAGACCGACATCTTCATCTATCCCGGCTACGACTGGCGGGTGGTCGACGCCCTGATCACCAACTTCCACCTGCCGGAGTCGACCCTGCTGATGCTGGTGTCCTCCTTCGCCGGCTATGAGACGGTGATGGCCGCCTACCGCGAGGCGGTGCGCGAAGAGTACGCCTTCTTCAGCTACGGCGATGCGATGCTGCTGACGCGCGCCCGCTGA
- a CDS encoding MFS transporter, with the protein MTQRRLGIVEKIGFGMGDAGNNMTFAAVVMYLSYFYTDVYGISPAVVGTIFLSMRFVDAITDPLMGALADRTRSRWGRFRPYLLFVPVPLAVACVLMFTTPEWSGTAKIAYAFATYFIMSLLYTAVNIPYCALGGVITDDHRERVSFQSWRFILVGVAYLILNSGLMPLVEWIGGDDEAKGFQYSMTIMSAIGLGMFLFCFLTVRERVHPTPTQHDRLAAKLKALAMNLKWRIVLGVTFLQALQFFLRQGAAIYFATYVLGFGTLGISAFITSGALASIAGTALSPRLSRRISKRKVFQASTLALIAASCLLFLVPGQWAIVASLIFVLVSFMHGVGAPISWALMADAEDYGEWKTGQRNTGVSFAGNLFFLKMGLAVSGGMIGLLLSWGGYQANVDQQSDSALLVISLLLTLIPAIVCLLMFWATYLFGLNDDDMDEVRAALQQRRPDDGTPSPAADPASGEASAYT; encoded by the coding sequence ATGACACAACGCAGACTCGGCATCGTCGAGAAAATCGGCTTCGGCATGGGCGATGCCGGCAACAACATGACCTTCGCCGCCGTGGTCATGTATCTCTCGTACTTCTATACCGACGTCTACGGCATCTCCCCCGCCGTGGTCGGCACGATCTTCCTCTCGATGCGCTTCGTGGATGCCATCACCGATCCCCTGATGGGCGCGCTCGCCGACCGCACCCGCAGCCGCTGGGGGCGTTTCCGGCCCTACCTGCTGTTCGTGCCGGTGCCGCTGGCCGTGGCCTGCGTGCTGATGTTCACCACTCCCGAGTGGTCCGGCACGGCCAAGATCGCCTACGCCTTCGCCACCTACTTCATCATGTCGCTGCTCTATACCGCGGTGAACATCCCCTACTGCGCGCTGGGGGGCGTGATCACCGACGATCACCGCGAGCGCGTGTCGTTCCAGTCCTGGCGCTTCATCCTGGTCGGCGTGGCCTACCTGATCCTCAACAGCGGCCTGATGCCGCTGGTCGAATGGATCGGCGGCGATGACGAGGCCAAGGGCTTCCAGTACAGCATGACCATCATGTCGGCGATCGGGCTCGGGATGTTCCTGTTCTGCTTCCTGACCGTGAGGGAACGCGTGCACCCGACGCCAACGCAACACGACCGGCTGGCCGCCAAGCTCAAGGCCCTGGCCATGAACCTGAAGTGGCGGATCGTGCTCGGCGTGACCTTCCTGCAGGCGCTGCAGTTCTTCCTGCGGCAGGGGGCGGCGATCTACTTCGCCACCTACGTGCTGGGCTTCGGCACCCTGGGCATTTCGGCGTTCATCACCAGCGGCGCGCTCGCCAGCATCGCCGGGACCGCGCTATCGCCTCGGCTGAGCCGGCGCATCAGCAAGCGCAAGGTGTTCCAGGCCAGCACCCTGGCCCTGATCGCGGCCTCCTGCCTGCTGTTCCTGGTGCCCGGCCAGTGGGCCATCGTGGCGAGCCTGATCTTCGTGCTGGTCAGCTTCATGCACGGCGTCGGCGCCCCCATCTCCTGGGCGCTGATGGCCGACGCCGAGGACTACGGCGAGTGGAAGACCGGACAGCGCAACACCGGGGTCTCCTTCGCCGGCAACCTGTTCTTCCTCAAGATGGGGCTGGCGGTCTCGGGCGGGATGATCGGGCTCCTGCTGTCGTGGGGCGGCTATCAGGCCAATGTCGACCAGCAGAGCGACTCGGCGCTGCTGGTCATCAGCCTGCTGCTGACCCTGATCCCCGCCATCGTCTGCCTGCTGATGTTCTGGGCCACCTACCTGTTCGGCCTGAACGACGATGACATGGACGAGGTACGCGCCGCCCTCCAGCAGCGCCGACCCGATGACGGCACGCCGTCCCCGGCCGCCGATCCCGCCTCCGGCGAGGCCTCGGCCTACACCTGA